CCATATTATTTCTTATTCCTATCTTCAAACCCTGCAAACACCCCTCCTGTTGTtatcccttctttttcttctacaaGTAAACTTACAAGTAAACAATTAAACTTCTACAAGTTACTTCAtgtcttttctactttttatttatttatccttccTAACCCTAACTCTGAACACTTTTATAGACCAAGATCAATTCAATGGTGTTTATTTCTTAATCAAAATCATGtttatcatctttttttatttatacaACCTGTACAGGTTTTTCAAGTAGGTCGTCATGCTTCAAAGTATTAAAGATAATCAAAGATAAATAGGATGGTagaattattaacattttttacaatattttttaataatttagggTATTTatacattgagggcaggaggagaaggggacgacagaggatgagatggttggatggcatcaccgactcaatggacctgattttcggtaaactccgggagttggtgatggacagggaggcctggcgtgctgcggttcatggggttgcaaagagtaggacccgactgagtgactgatagatttatttggctgtgctgggtcttcatggctgctccagcttTTCTCTAATCATGgctagcaggggctactctctaattgcagtgatCAGGCTTCTCAAgacggtggcttcccttgttgcagagcatgagctctagggaaTGCGGACTTGAGtagctgtgatgcacaggctcagtggttgtgaccTCCGGTCTCAAGAGCACTGACACAGTAGCTATGGTGCACCGGCTTGGTTGCCTCACCCCACATGGAATCagtggaccagggatccaaccttgtgtctcctgcattggcaggcagattctttaccactgagctactagggaagccctagaactatcaacttttatatcttttctagaggcttccctggtggttcagagggtaaagcatctgcttgcaatgcaggagacctgggtacgatccctgggtcagaaggatcccctggagaaggaaatggcaacccactccagtgttcttgcctggagaatcccatggatggaggatcctggtaggctacagcccacagggtcgcaaacagttggacacaactgagagacctcacttcacttcacttcatgaggGAAGTCCTAGAATTATCAACTTTTACATCTTTTTAGCCTTAGTGAGATGTGCAACAAAAataatgtttactttttaaatagaaattctaGATATACTTGGAATAATGTAACTACCTCAATGCTCTTTAAACCCTGAAATCTGATGATCAGAAACTTTAGGGGAAAAAGTTCTAAAGAGAACAAATTCCAGTTCCTTCGGAGTGAACTCCATGATTTTGGGCAAATAAAGTTCTTGGATCCTAactttccttatctgtagaaGACTTCATGAGAGTTTTAAAGGGTTTAAATAAGACTGTCAAGTACTCTTTTCCTTTCAGATAGAATTTTGAGCAGAGGGGTTATAATTAACCACTCTGCCCTCCTTAAACTTTCTGACTCTTGGAAAATAATTAATGCCCTGCCTGATATGATTGGGACTCAGTATTTATGCAAATAAATGGATCCATGTATACATAAATAAGCAAGCTAATGAATGTGTTCAATGATGACTTTGAAATCTATcccctcaaatatttattgagtattctAGGCATTTAGACATTTGAACAGATATCAAGTACTAAAAGACACACACTTCAAGTTCCAGCTAAAAGTTCTTTTTGACTTATCAGCGTGTTTCCTACCACTTCTCTCCTAACAACAGGCCTTTATCTCCCCTACACTTTGGATAACTTTCAGTCTCTATCCCATTGCACCCTGTACCCTGGCCACAGAGGCGGGCAGGTGATCCTGCCAAGGAAATTGGATTTGAATCTGGAGCTGAGGTTCCCAGAAACAATGGGCAGCTGAGGCTGAATCAACTGACAGCAGGGCCCTGAAGATGTGCCACAAGTTCTTACTGCTGAGGAGCTGCCCTAGTTCCTAGCCTTCCATGAGCCTAGTTTTTCAacaatttcattaattttctgaGCTAACCCAGTTACTAGTCCTTGCAATAAATCAATCTTATTGACACAAGTAGTAAAACAATTGTTTGATTAAAACAACACATACACatgaaaaatagtaaatatataaatgtacctataaatatgtgatatatgtgccaaatgaatttttaaattataatatcaTTCCACTGAAGTATATTTTGTAAAGATTATCGTAAAATATTTCCTGTTTAAtcagtttcctcctctctctctttctgtctcattGCTAACTAAAGGCTAATTATATTAAGTTAATTGCTCCCTGGTTTAATAAGGTCCCTGACTTCTGTGATTAGTACCCGAAGGAAGACCAAGGTTACTAAAGTTTGTTTGGGCATCATTGCAGTTCCTAGAGTCAGAGAGGAAATTACTATAAGAGAGAAAACACACTGAGATTTTTGACATTCTATTTGAAAGTAATCAGAAAAGAGCACTCTGGAGGTCTACCAGCAGACTGCAAAAGCTGATGGGAATTCAGCAGGACAGGGCGGCTTCCTTCTCctgcagaaggagagaaaagcaaCATTCAACTCAATAGCACCAGCCAGTTATGTTGCCTTGTAAGTGCCCAAattttatacttcatttaaaaaaacaataatttgactctcaccctctccttctcatTGTAATCACCAAtgtaaaagtaaagtaaaaataaaaatagagcttgAACTAGTTAGGGTAGAATTCATGGGTTGATCTATGATTTGAAGACCTCGCTGTGTTGGAAAAGTTAAGACAAGTTGAAAAAGAtatgagaaatatttaaaagatgaaaattggAAAGGAGCCTCTACTATGCCTACCCCTGGGCTGTCTGCTGCCATAAAGTTGTTGCTTAgctgctctgtcgtgtctgactctttgcgaccccatggactgtagccctctaggctcctctgtccatgggattcccaggcaagaatacgtgagtgggttgccatttccttcttcaggggatctcctcaatccagggatggaactcacttctcctgaactgcaggcagattccacaccactgagtcactggggaagcacTTAGTAGACCCACAATATTCTTGGTAGAATTTCTAATTCTCATTTTCAACATCATCTTTATATTTAAACAGagatggtggtggttgttgttcagttgctaagtcctgtcagactcttttgccaTCGCATGGACTGCAACATTCTTGGTTCCTCTATTTtccactaactcccagagtttgctcaaatccaagCCTATTGAGTTGGTCATGCTATCTAACGATCTCATACTTTGCCCACCCCgttatccttttgccttcaatctttcccagcatcagggtcttttccaaggagtcagctcttcattcaggtgccaaagaattggaccTTCAgattagcaacagtccttccaatgaatattcagggttgatttcctttaagagtgAATGGTGATGAATGTATAGGTATTGTGTCTGTCACAGTCAGCCTCCACAGTCATGCTTTCTGCTCTTTTTTCTCCCCTAGACCTTCCTCCCAGGAACATGAGGAACCACACAGAGCTGAATGAGTTCATCCTACTGGGAATACCTCAGACAGAGGGACTGGAGACTGTGCTCCTTGTCATCTTCTCATTTATTTACCCCTTGACTCTGCTAGGAAATTTGCTCATCCTTCTAGCAATTGTCTCCTCCTCGACCCTTCAcactcccatgtacttcttcttgggactcctatcgatTTTGGACATGCTGTTCCCCTCTGTCACCTGTCCCAAGATGCTATTCTATCTCTCTGGCCAGAGCCGAGCCATATCTTACAAGGGATGTGCTGTTCagcttttcttttatcatttcctgGGTTCTACGGAAGGCTGCCTCTATTCTGTGATGGCTTATGATCGTTTTGTTGCCATCTGTCACCCACTGAGGTATATGCTCATCATGAGACCTGGAGTCTGTGTTGGTTTGGTCGTGGCAGCCTGGTTGCTAAGTTATCTTCATGCCTCCGTCCTGGTAGCCTTTGTCTTTCAGCTACCCTACTGTGGCCCCAATCGGGTggaccacttcttctgtgacattCCTGCTGTCTTACCCCTGGCTTGTGCTGACAGCTCCCTGGCCCGGAGAGTGAGTTCCACTAATGTTGGCTTTCTGGTTTTAATGTTTTGGTTGTGTGTTTGTGTCTCCTACACACGCATTGGGATTGCCATTTTGAGGATCCGTTcagcagagggcaggcagaaagCTTTCTCTACCTGCAGTGCCCACCTCACTGCCATCCTCTGTGCCTTTGGACCTGTAATCATTGTCTATCTGCAGCCCACACCCAACCCCTTGCTAGGTGTCACAgtgcaaatattaaataatactgTCTCACCCATGCTGAACTCTTTAATCTATTCCTTAAGGAACAAGGAAGTGAAAAGATCCCTAAAAATGGTTTTCTACAATGTAGTATTTACTGCTCTGAAATAAATTGTGAATTTTGTAAAGGATTTTCGAAACTTCTTGTCTTTTAACatcattctctatttctttttcttttttaaaacagtttttattggaatatagttgctttacaatgtgttaatttcttctgcacCGTAAAGTGAATCAGCCGTACCCAaccatatatcccttctttttatttccttcccatttatgccaccacagagcattgagtcgAGTTGCCTGTGCTACCCAGgagattctcattagttatctaccttatgtatagtatcaatagtgtatatatgtcagccccaatctcctaattcattCCCCTGCTTTCAGGCTCAATAGCCATACttctattctctgtgtctctatttctgttttgcaaataagatcgtccatttcttcctttttgttttgtttttttttttaacttttattttgtattgttaaCTGGAGCATAGCCGGTTAGAAATggtgtgacagtttcaggtaaacagcaaagggactcagccgtgcatatacatgtatcattCTCCTCTAAACTTCCCTTccttttaaatgaataaacagataaTAGAAAATCCTTTCTCTACAGTGTTAAATTCTGTTTACCCAATAAGACTTTCTATCATTGTGTGTAAACCATAGAGTCCCAACAGTAACTCCATAACTAATACTATCCTCAGTACCTTAATCCTAGGAAAGAAGTCCAAGAGGCATACCAAAGAGCTAGAGACAGATTTCTTGTCCTTACAATGGGCAGCCTGTGTTTCCTGGCTGCTCATAGTGAGAAACTGTGGCTATCCAAGAAGAAGGATCTTTAACAGCCCTCTCTGTGCCAAACCAcccttcattccttttcttttcttttcttttcttttttttttttttttgctccatttAGGATGTAATTGTTCCCCTTCTCTGGCTATAAACATTTCATTTCCTCCATGTTGCTAATAGTTTTTATTACCATTGACAGAACATGATCTGTTTTCCAGGCTCTGTGATGAATATTACACAGATAACGTCTCATGTAATCTTCACATCATGATCACACCGTAAAgtagttttcattttgtaaacaGAACTTTGAAGATTAGAGAATTTAGATGAACCCAAGGTTGCACATTAAGTGGAAAACCAGGCCTGAAGCTCAGATCTTGTTAATTACATAGCTCTTACCCCATGACGGCCTTAAAGGACCTACTTGGCAGTTGCTCATCCTCATTACCTCTCTCC
Above is a genomic segment from Cervus elaphus chromosome 2, mCerEla1.1, whole genome shotgun sequence containing:
- the LOC122705396 gene encoding olfactory receptor 148-like gives rise to the protein MRNHTELNEFILLGIPQTEGLETVLLVIFSFIYPLTLLGNLLILLAIVSSSTLHTPMYFFLGLLSILDMLFPSVTCPKMLFYLSGQSRAISYKGCAVQLFFYHFLGSTEGCLYSVMAYDRFVAICHPLRYMLIMRPGVCVGLVVAAWLLSYLHASVLVAFVFQLPYCGPNRVDHFFCDIPAVLPLACADSSLARRVSSTNVGFLVLMFWLCVCVSYTRIGIAILRIRSAEGRQKAFSTCSAHLTAILCAFGPVIIVYLQPTPNPLLGVTVQILNNTVSPMLNSLIYSLRNKEVKRSLKMVFYNVVFTALK